The following DNA comes from Candidatus Culexarchaeum yellowstonense.
GGGATAATGAGGCGCCAATAAATCCGAAGCCTAGAAGCATGGTTCCCTCCCCTAAGCCAAGGGTATGCTCCCAGAAGCTGTGGGAAGCTACACCTAGAATTGAGAAGAAAAATATCATGGCTGCGTAAACAAGCCTCCTATAATCAGTTACAAATGAAGTTGCGTCCACAATCCTGCCACTCTCCTGTAAAACCTTATTCACTGAGCTTTGAGCTTCAATCACATATGTCTCCCTCTTCCTCATGAAATAGATGCAGAGGATGAAGACTGATAGGAGACCTATTGGGAAGCTCCACCTCAAGAATTCTGAGAAGCTGAGCTTAGCTTCGAAAGCCAAGAGCAAGCCTACAGGATTACCTAGAGCAGTGCCACTACTACCAATATTGGTGGCCATTATTATGAGGAGTATGAAGGGGACTGGATTGAAGTTGAAGAATTCTGCAAATTCTAAGACTATGGTGGACATGAAGATTATTGAGGAAACTTCATCCATGAGGCATGCGAAGATCATCGAAGAAAACGCCATAATAATCATAAACCACTTAAAACTGAAGTTGCATAGCTTAAGTATGGTCATGGAGAACCATTTGAAGAATCCCACGCGTTTAAGTGGGGCTACGAGGACGCTGACGGCGACGAGGAAGAGGATTATATTGAACTCTGCGGACTCGATGAATGTTTCCACATTAATGACTCCAAACCCTAGGAGTAGTGAGATGCTGAAAAGTGAGATTATGAGCTTATATTCCCAGTATAGGAGGGCTCCGAGAACTGTTATAACGAATAGTGATAGGGCAATGGTCTGCTTGGAATTGAATCCGAGGACGAAGCCAAAGATTGCTGAGGCTAATGGTGAAATTATCAGTGCACCAAGCTTCCCGCGGAGAATCCTCATCAATTCAACCATGAAATCCCGGAAACATTTAATAGCGGTCAACAAGATAAAAGTATTGGTGTAAGGTTTTGAGTGGAGAAGATGAGAAGTTGCAGGAATTGAGGGAAGAGGAAGTTGCAAAGTATATGAGGCCAGTATCCAATGTAATAGATGCTGAAACCCCAATATGGAAGGT
Coding sequences within:
- a CDS encoding SLC13 family permease is translated as MRILRGKLGALIISPLASAIFGFVLGFNSKQTIALSLFVITVLGALLYWEYKLIISLFSISLLLGFGVINVETFIESAEFNIILFLVAVSVLVAPLKRVGFFKWFSMTILKLCNFSFKWFMIIMAFSSMIFACLMDEVSSIIFMSTIVLEFAEFFNFNPVPFILLIIMATNIGSSGTALGNPVGLLLAFEAKLSFSEFLRWSFPIGLLSVFILCIYFMRKRETYVIEAQSSVNKVLQESGRIVDATSFVTDYRRLVYAAMIFFFSILGVASHSFWEHTLGLGEGTMLLGFGFIGASLSLILYREDAKEIVEGEVDWWSLLFIMCILGEAGALKYTGVTVRLAEMILGVTGGSNLLIFTEFSLFTFTLSPFLDNISIIATITPIALSLKGAVDVYPTWWGLLISACYAGNLTPLGAAANIVALGILAGKGVKVGLDDWVRECTVPTLIAYSIAISLIIIQLFLL